A single region of the Nocardioides ochotonae genome encodes:
- a CDS encoding rhamnosyltransferase WsaF family glycosyltransferase gives MPGGAVDRVRQLRRLLATEGSDGVGRRLRTRAAAALVPPGTAPLLVTSEEIDAAEEVLAGMRPAPAAMARQSGEPLHVAWVSSPPGPGSGGHTTMLRLVRALEDAGHRCTLYLRDQHGWSVRQHEEIVREHWPDVRAEVRHLADGIADAHVIVATGWETAYAVLGSPARGVRCYLVQDLENLFYPAGSSAMLAEATYRFGLHGITAGPWLAERLRADHGMSADHFDFGCDLDTYRGPMSAVTTPSRSGVAYYCRPGTPRRGHELAVLALTRFARECPDVPIHCYGSTVRDLPFAAQQHGRLSPAELGELYRRCTAGLVLSATNVSLVPWEMLAAGCLPVVNEAEHNRAVLDNEHVRYTVASPGAIARSLVELVRSPQDVQRERAVAAASSVRSVSWAEAGRTVVTLLEGLVPEPDASCLLPPLDASASRDLTMHGKAT, from the coding sequence ATGCCTGGGGGTGCCGTCGACCGCGTCCGGCAGCTGCGCCGGCTGCTCGCGACGGAGGGGAGCGACGGTGTGGGACGCCGGTTGCGCACGCGAGCGGCCGCGGCGCTCGTCCCGCCCGGCACGGCGCCGCTGTTGGTCACCAGCGAGGAGATCGACGCAGCCGAGGAAGTGCTGGCCGGGATGCGTCCCGCGCCGGCAGCGATGGCCCGCCAGTCAGGCGAACCACTGCACGTGGCCTGGGTGAGCTCACCTCCGGGACCGGGATCGGGCGGGCACACCACGATGCTCCGACTGGTGCGCGCACTCGAGGACGCCGGGCATCGGTGCACCCTCTACCTGCGCGACCAGCACGGGTGGTCGGTGCGTCAGCACGAGGAGATCGTGCGTGAGCACTGGCCCGATGTCCGAGCCGAGGTGCGCCACCTCGCCGACGGCATCGCCGACGCACACGTGATCGTGGCGACCGGGTGGGAGACCGCGTATGCCGTGCTGGGCTCGCCTGCCCGTGGGGTTCGCTGCTATCTGGTGCAGGATCTCGAGAATCTCTTCTACCCGGCCGGGAGCTCGGCGATGCTGGCCGAGGCGACCTATCGCTTCGGCCTGCACGGCATCACGGCCGGTCCGTGGCTGGCCGAGCGCCTGCGCGCCGACCACGGCATGAGCGCCGACCACTTCGACTTCGGCTGCGACCTCGACACCTACCGGGGCCCGATGTCCGCCGTGACCACACCGTCCAGGTCCGGGGTGGCCTACTACTGCCGGCCGGGGACGCCGCGGCGGGGGCACGAACTGGCGGTCCTCGCGCTCACCAGGTTCGCACGGGAGTGTCCTGACGTGCCGATCCACTGTTACGGCTCCACGGTGCGCGACCTCCCCTTCGCCGCGCAGCAGCACGGGCGTCTCTCGCCCGCCGAGCTCGGAGAGCTGTACCGCCGCTGCACGGCGGGACTCGTGCTGTCCGCGACCAACGTCTCCCTGGTGCCCTGGGAGATGCTGGCCGCTGGCTGCCTGCCGGTGGTCAACGAGGCCGAACACAACCGAGCGGTGCTCGACAACGAGCATGTCCGGTACACCGTGGCGTCGCCAGGAGCCATTGCGCGGTCGCTGGTCGAGCTGGTGCGCTCCCCGCAGGACGTGCAGCGGGAACGCGCGGTCGCGGCCGCGTCCTCGGTGCGCTCGGTCAGCTGGGCGGAAGCCGGCCGGACGGTGGTGACGTTGCTGGAAGGGCTGGTGCCCGAGCCGGATGCCTCCTGTCTGCTCCCACCCCTCGACGCGTCCGCGAGCCGGGACCTCACCATGCACGGGAAGGCGACCTGA
- a CDS encoding YveK family protein: MSVLNLLRALARRWVVVLIGLALTAAACVGVLQTVGTQYQASSQVVLLLPPEASGPATPSNPFLNLQAGQVTLASMLAGNVSTPDVARTLAGAGHDAEYDVAVLPGAGPIMQVTTTSTDPEAAISTRDAVMKEIDTQLAQLQKRAEVPPRQLISGDRVAVSAGAEALGGSRIRALGAAAAAGLLATLLLALGVDRLLGSRGAPAVGGARGTRRGDGGRGDEPAVDGEEESPERVTPARLSAAARARDRGDEPSRRVG, translated from the coding sequence ATGTCCGTACTCAACCTCCTGAGGGCGCTGGCGCGCCGCTGGGTGGTGGTCCTGATCGGGCTGGCGCTCACCGCCGCCGCCTGTGTCGGGGTGCTCCAGACCGTCGGCACCCAGTACCAGGCCTCCAGCCAGGTCGTGCTGCTGCTGCCGCCCGAGGCGAGCGGTCCGGCCACCCCCAGCAACCCGTTCCTGAACCTCCAGGCCGGCCAGGTGACGCTGGCCTCCATGCTCGCCGGCAACGTCTCGACACCGGACGTGGCCCGGACGCTGGCGGGCGCGGGGCACGACGCGGAGTACGACGTCGCGGTGCTGCCGGGAGCCGGGCCGATCATGCAGGTCACCACCACGAGCACCGACCCGGAGGCCGCGATCTCCACCCGCGACGCGGTGATGAAGGAGATCGACACCCAGCTCGCCCAGCTGCAGAAGCGGGCCGAGGTGCCCCCGCGCCAGCTGATCAGCGGGGACCGGGTCGCGGTGAGCGCCGGCGCCGAGGCCCTCGGCGGCAGCCGGATCCGGGCCCTGGGCGCGGCGGCGGCCGCCGGACTGCTCGCCACGCTGCTGCTGGCACTCGGGGTGGACCGCCTGCTCGGCTCCCGCGGTGCTCCCGCGGTGGGCGGCGCCCGAGGCACGCGGCGCGGCGACGGCGGGCGGGGCGACGAGCCGGCCGTCGACGGCGAGGAGGAGAGCCCGGAGCGGGTCACCCCGGCCCGTCTGAGTGCGGCCGCACGCGCGCGCGACCGTGGCGACGAGCCGTCGCGACGGGTCGGCTGA
- a CDS encoding O-antigen ligase family protein, with the protein MATGVARLGSGLTTGLRSGNDSWQGRAPLLVTLAYVVLLLCVPSQLVLGPLGAAGSPASLLGIAALVWWCASTVAGQNPVRGFSAMRVAVLALVLCVLASYANGNAGGWYAPLTVRQETDELWTLATPTVSHVSGMMISAGDRGLLAFAAWIGITLVISDGIGSWRDLERLVTWLTWLGAAIAAIGLVQFVTGYNLAGSISLPGLVANSEIGGTQTRSIFNRVSATAVHPIEFGVVLACLFPLALHRTIHHWGRRGAFLSAVVPTVLIFIGANVSISRSAVLVTLVALLVLFLGWPARWRLRALLIAPVAVVALRLMIPGLVGTLVSLFSNLFNDPSVTGRTTDYGVVLDLYSDHWLIGRGLFTFIPRYYRILDNQYLMLLVEIGILGLLAVVLFLVVAFLDGIGARRARASRSRHLGLALAASVAGGAVGMFTFDAWGFPMAAGVSFVVAGMAGAARRLARADGEPAAPARRAEARPAPERRTAGVRG; encoded by the coding sequence ATGGCCACGGGGGTCGCGCGCCTGGGATCGGGCCTGACGACGGGCCTGCGATCCGGCAACGACTCCTGGCAGGGCCGAGCGCCGCTGCTCGTGACACTCGCCTACGTCGTCCTGCTGCTGTGCGTGCCCTCCCAGCTCGTCCTGGGCCCGTTGGGTGCCGCGGGCTCCCCGGCCAGCCTGCTCGGCATCGCTGCGCTGGTCTGGTGGTGCGCGAGCACCGTGGCCGGGCAGAACCCCGTCCGCGGCTTCAGCGCGATGCGGGTCGCGGTGCTGGCGCTGGTGCTGTGCGTGCTGGCGTCGTACGCGAACGGCAACGCGGGCGGCTGGTACGCCCCGCTCACCGTGCGCCAGGAGACCGACGAGCTGTGGACCCTGGCCACCCCGACGGTCAGCCACGTCAGCGGGATGATGATCAGTGCCGGCGACCGCGGGCTGCTCGCCTTCGCGGCGTGGATCGGCATCACCTTGGTGATCTCCGACGGGATCGGCTCCTGGCGTGACCTGGAGCGGCTGGTCACCTGGCTCACCTGGCTGGGGGCCGCGATCGCCGCGATCGGGCTGGTGCAGTTCGTCACCGGCTACAACCTCGCCGGCTCGATCTCGCTGCCCGGCCTGGTCGCCAACAGCGAGATCGGGGGGACCCAGACCCGGTCGATCTTCAACCGGGTCTCGGCCACCGCCGTCCACCCCATCGAGTTCGGGGTCGTTCTCGCCTGCCTCTTCCCGCTCGCGCTGCACCGCACGATCCACCACTGGGGACGCCGCGGCGCCTTCCTCTCGGCGGTCGTGCCGACCGTGCTGATCTTCATCGGGGCCAACGTCTCGATCTCGCGCTCCGCGGTCCTGGTGACCCTCGTCGCGCTGCTGGTGCTGTTCCTGGGCTGGCCGGCGCGCTGGCGGCTGCGGGCACTGCTGATCGCCCCCGTCGCCGTCGTCGCGCTGCGGCTGATGATCCCCGGCCTGGTCGGGACGCTGGTCTCGCTGTTCAGCAACCTCTTCAACGACCCGAGCGTCACCGGACGGACCACCGACTACGGCGTCGTCCTCGACCTCTACTCCGACCACTGGCTGATCGGCCGGGGGCTGTTCACCTTCATCCCTCGCTACTACCGGATCCTGGACAACCAGTACCTGATGCTGCTCGTCGAGATCGGGATCCTCGGCCTGCTGGCGGTGGTGCTCTTCCTCGTCGTCGCATTCCTCGACGGCATCGGCGCCCGCCGGGCCCGAGCGAGCCGATCGCGGCACCTGGGGCTCGCCCTGGCCGCGTCGGTGGCCGGCGGCGCGGTCGGCATGTTCACCTTCGACGCGTGGGGGTTCCCGATGGCGGCAGGGGTGAGCTTCGTGGTCGCCGGGATGGCGGGCGCCGCGCGACGCCTGGCCCGCGCCGACGGCGAACCCGCCGCCCCGGCCCGGCGGGCCGAGGCGCGACCGGCTCCGGAGCGGAGGACCGCCGGTGTCCGCGGCTGA
- a CDS encoding glycosyltransferase — MSAADPTVLVTVVTFNSAPLLPELLASLPDALDPLPWRLVVADNDSHDDSVAVVRDLAPDAVVVEMGRNAGYAAGINAAVAAGGPHTAVLVLNPDVRLDPGCGPALLAALREPGVGVAVPLLRDANGERIDSLRRKPTVLRTWADAVIGADRAGRLGRLGETITDAERYRAACDTAWAEGSVQLVDAECWTRVGPWDETYFLYSEETDFHLRVGDAGLVVRFVPTAGATHLEGDSGVSPRLWPLLTANRVRLARRRGGRAAACAVWAALVLREASRACLGRRTARAAVRVLLSPRLLRRPAGPEWVA, encoded by the coding sequence GTGTCCGCGGCTGACCCGACGGTGCTGGTCACCGTCGTCACCTTCAACTCAGCACCCCTGCTCCCGGAACTGCTGGCCAGCCTGCCGGACGCGCTCGACCCGCTGCCGTGGCGGCTCGTCGTGGCCGACAACGACTCCCACGACGACAGCGTCGCGGTGGTCCGGGACCTGGCGCCGGACGCGGTCGTGGTCGAGATGGGACGCAACGCCGGCTACGCGGCCGGCATCAACGCAGCGGTCGCGGCCGGCGGGCCGCACACCGCCGTGCTGGTGCTCAACCCGGACGTGCGCCTGGACCCGGGATGCGGTCCGGCCCTGCTGGCCGCGCTGCGGGAGCCCGGGGTCGGGGTCGCGGTCCCGCTGCTGCGCGACGCGAACGGCGAGCGGATCGACTCGCTGCGTCGCAAGCCCACGGTGCTGCGCACCTGGGCCGACGCCGTGATCGGCGCGGACCGCGCGGGACGCCTCGGTCGGCTCGGGGAGACCATCACCGACGCCGAGCGCTACCGCGCCGCCTGTGACACCGCCTGGGCGGAGGGCTCGGTGCAGCTGGTGGACGCGGAGTGCTGGACCCGGGTCGGTCCCTGGGACGAGACCTACTTCCTGTACTCCGAGGAGACCGACTTCCACCTGCGCGTCGGCGACGCCGGCCTGGTGGTGCGGTTCGTGCCCACGGCCGGGGCCACGCACCTCGAGGGCGACTCGGGGGTGTCCCCACGGCTGTGGCCGCTGCTGACTGCCAACCGGGTGCGCCTCGCGCGCCGTCGCGGTGGACGCGCGGCGGCGTGCGCGGTCTGGGCCGCGCTGGTGCTGCGCGAGGCCAGCCGTGCCTGCCTGGGACGCCGGACGGCGCGCGCGGCCGTGCGGGTGCTGCTCAGCCCGCGGCTGCTGCGGCGTCCCGCCGGCCCGGAATGGGTGGCCTGA
- a CDS encoding polysaccharide deacetylase family protein — translation MEEQRINLCFHGVGTPARDLEIGEAHYWVRTSVFHAILDAVADDPRVRISFDDGNASDAEIALPALRERDLRATFFVLSGRLDEPGSLSREQVLELRDQGMGIGTHGRAHRPWRGLDPVAARAELEGAREELAELVGQPVDEAALPLGRYDRALLSGLRRLGYRTVHTSDRRWARPDAWLQPRFSVRDHDTVPRLEQEVLRPPPLRSRARGELVGLVKRLR, via the coding sequence TCGGTACGCCGGCGCGCGACCTGGAGATCGGCGAGGCGCACTACTGGGTGCGGACCAGCGTCTTCCACGCGATCCTGGACGCCGTCGCCGACGACCCGCGGGTGCGGATCAGCTTCGACGACGGCAACGCCTCCGACGCCGAGATCGCTCTTCCGGCCCTGCGCGAGCGCGACCTGCGGGCGACGTTCTTCGTGCTGAGCGGACGCCTCGACGAACCCGGCAGCCTGAGCCGTGAGCAGGTGCTCGAGCTGCGCGACCAAGGCATGGGGATCGGCACCCACGGCCGCGCGCACCGCCCCTGGCGGGGCCTGGACCCGGTGGCGGCACGCGCGGAGCTCGAGGGCGCCCGCGAGGAGCTCGCCGAGCTGGTCGGGCAGCCCGTCGACGAGGCCGCGCTGCCGCTGGGCCGCTACGACCGGGCCCTGCTGTCCGGTCTGCGGCGCCTGGGCTACCGCACCGTCCACACCAGCGACCGGCGCTGGGCGCGCCCGGACGCCTGGCTGCAGCCGCGCTTCAGCGTCCGCGACCACGACACCGTCCCGCGCCTGGAGCAGGAGGTGCTGCGTCCCCCGCCGCTGCGTTCACGCGCGCGGGGCGAGCTGGTGGGCCTGGTCAAGCGGCTGCGCTGA